A single region of the Rhodopirellula bahusiensis genome encodes:
- the larC gene encoding nickel pincer cofactor biosynthesis protein LarC, with product MTKTLHFDCLSGISGDMTLGALIDLGVSVDQIQQGLQSLNLPDLKLRTEEVKKCGFRAVQIHIDHPPEKAHRHLHHIDAMIDEATEINESAKALAKKIFLCVGEAEAKVHGCSLRKVHFHEVGAIDSIADIVGVAIAIDALDIQHATSSTIPTGTGAITIDHGRVAVPAPATAEILTGVPLMACDIESELTTPTGAAIIKTLARSFGPPPAMTPLRVGYGSGTRDLEGQANVLRVTLGELTEASSSQGQIETDRVTLLESNIDDATAEQLANVSELLMNAGALDVWQTPIVMKKGRLATTVSVLCDASRIGALQTLLFTQTSTIGIRRTEMNRSKLARESQIVQTPDGSATGKTVRLPDGTLRFSLENDEVKRLSSATGKPADQIRVEAQAAFAELLAVGREPSGVT from the coding sequence ATGACAAAAACACTGCACTTTGACTGTTTATCGGGAATCAGCGGCGACATGACCTTGGGCGCCCTGATCGATTTGGGCGTGTCCGTGGACCAGATCCAGCAGGGGCTGCAATCGCTGAATCTGCCGGATTTGAAGCTGCGGACCGAGGAAGTGAAAAAGTGCGGTTTCCGTGCCGTGCAGATTCACATCGATCATCCGCCGGAAAAGGCTCACCGGCATCTGCATCACATCGATGCGATGATCGACGAGGCCACCGAGATCAACGAATCCGCCAAGGCTCTCGCGAAAAAAATCTTTCTGTGCGTGGGCGAAGCGGAAGCCAAGGTCCATGGTTGTTCGCTTCGGAAAGTTCACTTCCACGAGGTTGGCGCGATCGATTCCATCGCGGACATCGTCGGCGTGGCGATCGCGATCGATGCGTTGGACATTCAACACGCGACGTCATCCACGATCCCGACCGGGACCGGTGCGATCACGATTGATCACGGCCGTGTTGCTGTGCCGGCGCCTGCCACCGCGGAAATTTTGACGGGTGTGCCGTTGATGGCATGCGACATCGAATCCGAACTGACCACGCCCACCGGGGCCGCAATCATCAAGACGCTGGCTCGATCGTTTGGTCCGCCTCCGGCGATGACTCCGTTGCGAGTGGGCTACGGATCGGGAACGCGTGATTTGGAAGGTCAGGCCAACGTGTTGCGGGTGACGCTGGGTGAGCTGACCGAAGCGAGTTCTTCCCAAGGTCAGATCGAAACCGATCGCGTCACACTGCTGGAAAGCAACATTGACGACGCGACGGCGGAGCAGTTGGCCAATGTCAGCGAGTTGTTGATGAACGCGGGAGCCCTCGATGTTTGGCAGACTCCCATCGTGATGAAAAAGGGACGTTTGGCGACGACGGTTTCGGTGCTTTGCGACGCCAGCCGAATCGGTGCGTTGCAAACGTTGCTCTTCACTCAAACCAGCACGATTGGAATTCGTCGAACGGAGATGAATCGTTCCAAGCTGGCTCGCGAAAGTCAGATCGTGCAAACGCCCGACGGATCCGCGACGGGCAAGACGGTGCGATTGCCTGACGGAACGCTGCGTTTCTCGTTGGAAAACGACGAGGTCAAACGTCTGTCTTCCGCGACCGGAAAACCGGCTGATCAAATCCGTGTCGAGGCCCAGGCTGCGTTCGCAGAATTGTTAGCGGTAGGGCGCGAGCCCTCCGGTGTCACTTGA
- a CDS encoding LOG family protein, whose translation MTDENENLPAEAIGEDELQRPQPIDDPISDNQSQDLYQVMRHTIERLEKDNTARGDVKILSRTIRELRYAFKVFRPYRRRRKVTIFGSARTAPDRPDYQAAVDLGRRMAAHGWMVITGAGGGIMEAGHKGAGRDASMGLNIMLPFEQGANEYIENDPKLVTLKYFFTRKLMFLKECSGIVCLPGGFGTLDEGLEVLTLLQTGKQTMMPLIFLDHPGGSYWKDLGKFIDKQLMCNGMISPEDVALYKITNSVDEAVEELLTFYDVYHSQRYVGHQLVLRMKQKLSEEALESIRTNFADILKDGTFEQTGPLPEEAGEPELADFPRLVFHFNRRGLGRLRMLINQINGHPLTTTPDPEC comes from the coding sequence ATGACCGACGAAAACGAAAATTTGCCAGCCGAAGCCATTGGCGAAGATGAATTGCAACGGCCGCAACCGATCGACGATCCGATCTCCGACAATCAGTCGCAGGACTTGTACCAAGTCATGCGGCACACGATCGAGCGATTGGAAAAGGACAACACGGCTCGCGGTGACGTGAAGATCCTTTCCCGAACGATCCGGGAACTGCGGTACGCGTTCAAAGTCTTTCGTCCCTATCGTCGGCGACGCAAAGTCACCATCTTTGGATCGGCCAGGACGGCACCCGATCGCCCCGATTATCAAGCCGCTGTGGACCTGGGTCGCCGAATGGCCGCTCACGGTTGGATGGTGATCACCGGTGCCGGCGGCGGCATCATGGAAGCCGGTCACAAAGGTGCCGGACGCGATGCATCGATGGGCTTGAATATCATGTTGCCGTTCGAACAAGGCGCGAACGAATACATCGAGAACGATCCCAAGCTGGTCACGCTGAAGTACTTCTTCACTCGCAAGTTGATGTTCTTGAAAGAGTGCAGCGGCATCGTCTGCTTGCCCGGAGGTTTCGGAACGCTCGACGAAGGCCTCGAAGTGCTGACGCTGTTGCAAACTGGCAAGCAAACCATGATGCCGTTGATCTTCCTCGATCATCCCGGCGGCAGTTACTGGAAGGACCTCGGCAAATTCATTGACAAGCAACTGATGTGCAACGGCATGATCAGTCCCGAGGACGTGGCCCTCTACAAGATCACCAACTCAGTCGATGAAGCCGTCGAAGAACTGCTGACGTTCTACGACGTGTATCACTCCCAACGCTACGTCGGTCATCAGTTGGTGTTGCGGATGAAGCAAAAGCTTTCTGAGGAAGCGTTGGAATCCATCCGGACCAACTTCGCTGACATTCTGAAAGATGGCACGTTCGAACAAACCGGTCCATTGCCAGAAGAAGCCGGCGAGCCCGAGCTGGCCGACTTCCCAAGGTTGGTGTTCCACTTCAACCGTCGAGGCCTCGGTCGATTGCGGATGTTGATCAACCAAATCAACGGACATCCTCTGACCACCACACCCGATCCCGAGTGCTGA